TTGTAAGTTGCATCTTTTGCTTGCTCCTTTTGGCAACGCTGGCATAGAATCAGGCTTCTGACATGATGAGCTATTACTTCAGTGCTCCAAGAATGCTTTTTGTCGATAGTATTAGGACTTGTTTAGGCATATTTACCTTTTAATTTCACTTATGAAATTTTtgtaatccttttttttatattctttatacCTAGCTATTTGCAGTACATAGCATGGTCTGTTGGCGGATTGCTCCTTTTGTGTGGTACAGCTGTGCTCTACTGGATTGACCAAGACAAAGGTCGGCACGATTTTGGACATACTGGAGGTGTAGATCACTAATCTTAATGCAATCCTTCCTAATTGTTGTGATATGGTATACATAATATGCATGATAAAGCGGTGAAACTAATTTGTTCTTGTTCCTCCAGGATTTCTATGCCCGTTTGTTCCTTTGCTGCCCATCTTTTGTATCCTCATCAATGTATACCTGTTGGTAAACCTTGGGTGAGCATTCAAACTTATCAGTGATTTTCTGCTGCTGTCATTGTTTCAATTTTTCCTTGTAATAAGATCAGTAACATATAGGCAAATAGCCCTCTAGTGAAGAGTTCTTAACCGGCATCAAGTATGTATGATTCTTATCCATACATTAAGGCTGCAGAAAAATTTGAGCAAATGATTCTCAGTGATGTTTGCTAGAACGCAACTTTATATTCTGGAGTTCTCGAAAAGCCTGAGAAGGGTTCTGAGCTAACCTTCAAATTTCTTAATTGTGCAGAGTTGGCACTTGGATTCGTGTTTCTGTATGGCTAATGATTGGAGTAGTAATTTACCTCTTATATGGGCGCACTCATAGCTCACTAACAGATGTGATCTATGTGCCTACAGCCCATGCTGACCATATTTATAGAAGTTCACCCAAGAGGGTGGCTTAAATATCATTCTCGCCACTTCTATATTCAGTAATCCATGTGTAATTGGTTTTGTACATCTATACGTATTTCGTTGTTAAGTATTCCTGATATGTAACTGTAAATGCtgaacattttgattttttccttttcttaagTGAGAAGATATAGAATTGGAACAAAATTAAATTGTACAAACACAGGAATAAATTGAGGGTTAAAATGTGTTCTATTTGATATCTTTGCTTTCTTTAATCTCTTCAGTTACTATTTTGCATCTCTATCTggactatttttttttgctctggTTGATTTAATGAACAGATGGCAGCCTAACCCCAATCGTTCCTGAGCTAGACCAGCTCTGTTCATTGAAAATACACCTTGAGGATGAAAGATTCTATGCTGCCAAATTATAGTTTTCATTAGTTTGTTGAAGATGCGCTCCAAGCCATTCCATGTTCTACAATGAATTTCAAGTCATTTTTATGAGTGTGACTAACGAACCTACAATGACAAAGATCAAGGGCCAAACTAATCTATTTTCGGTCTCTTGAGTTCGGGCTTGTGTCAAGCATTATCACAATGGCCACCTCGATTCCAACCATTTAGAATGGATAAACTTTCACTATTTGGATCCAGCCCTTACTCATCTGCAATACCCAGAAAGTTACCAATGTATCTCCAATTAGCCTCAGTAAAAAGACTCTTAAGCCTGAGCTTCAAATTAGAAATACACAAGAAAAGGTTCGTTGTCCGGATATTCCATGCGTACATTACTGGTCTACTGAAAAATCTGTAGAACTCAATGAGAGAACCAACTTAGTAATGAATTTTATACCTCCTGAAAAAATAACAAGAAGTTACATGAGAACCAGCTTGATCTCTATGGTCTATATTTCACACATAAAGCTGTGCAAAAGCTTTACAATCTGAAAATTTGGCAGAGACAAACTTATTAGTGGGGAAACATTTTTTTTCCAGTAACAAAGTTGAGGAATAATGTCTGACCTCCAAACAACCATCATTTATTAACACTGCTGCTGGGGGGAGATAATAATCAGTAAAAACTGGGTAGAGAAGAGATAGGAGGAACATAAAAAATCAATATGCAGCCTCCACCACTGCAAGTGGCAACATGAAATCAACCAGAGATAGCTACAGAATAGCTTGCCGTGAGCCACAGAAGCCTTGGTGGTGGAAAAAGGACATGCTCTCACCAATCACCATTGGAACTTGGCAGCAACGAGCACCTCCTCATAATGCTTAGCAGCATTATCCCAACTGAGGTCCTGCATCATTCCTCTCTTTTGGAGCCCCTCCCAACTTTTCTTATAGTTTCTGTACGTCTTCAAACAATTCCCGAGTGCATCTATCATCCTATTCGCCTCTGCGCTCTCAAATGTCCATCCTAGCCCTGTCTCCTCATAAGGATTGAACTGATGAACAGTATCTCTAAGACCGCCAACCCCATGAACAACAGGAATAGTCCCGTACATCATGGCGTAAAGCTGGTTCAGTCCACAAGGCTCAAATCTCGAGGGCATTAAAAGGATATCAGCACCAGCAGTTATCCGGTGAGCCATCTTCACAGAAAACCCAACCCATCCCCTGACCCAATCATGGTACTGGCTCTCGAGACCCCTAAGCATATCTTCAAGGTCTGGCCTTCCCGATCCCAACATGATTAACTGTACATTTTGACTAGCAATCCAGGGAATGGCCTCTGCTATGAGATCCACACCCTTCTGATGATCCAACCTCCCGATGAAAGCTATTATAGGAGTATTATCATGAACCGGGAGGCCAAGCTCTCGCTGCAAGGCAGCCTTGCACTGAGCCTTTCCCTGTTGAAAAGTCTCTATAGAGTAGTTGGTGTAACCATCAGATTTTAAGTGGATGTCAAATTTAGGATTCCAATCATCCGTATCAACACCATTCACGATACCCTGGAGTTTCCAGTCATTCTCAGTAATGATATTGTTCAGGCCCCAGCCACCTTCTGGTGTTTTCAGCTCCCATGCATAACCATGGCTAACAGTGACTACCCGATCGGCAGCCTTTAAACCAGCTGCGAAGATATTGAAATGATCACCTCCGAATGGGTCATAGAGTTTAAAAAGATCCATGTAGTGATGTGGTAAACCCACATGAAGGAAGTCATCTATGGGTCCACGGCCCTGGATAAGATGTCTAAATTAGTGATTCAAAAACACTAACCcatcaaaaaaaattgtaaggtctAGTAAGAGCAACAAGCAACTAGAGATGAGGATGAAATGCAATGCAGTATAGATAATTTAGCAAGATTGAGTAAGAGCAACAAGCAACTAGAATTGAGGAAGAAATGCGATATAGTATAAGGACTAAACTACATACTTGGTGTGCTATGTTGTGTATCACCAGAACAGATCGAGCATAGATCATAAACCCATTGTCGCGATAGTATGCCTTCAAATAAACAGGTAAGAGTGCAGTGTGCCAATCATTTGCAATGAAGACTAGGTTCCCATCTCCATAGCAGACACCACCACATGGAACGTACCAAGGAGCCTGAAACAAGCTGATTTTCTTCTAACAATTGGAGTGTTGGAACAATACATAACGAAGATACAAAAGATATGCTACCTTCAATGTGTTAAAAAACTATCTATTTGTCTATCTTTTGTTCTAATGCGAATTTCAACGTGAGCGATAGAaaattttggtaattttagAAATATCATTAAGAACATGGTGGCAaacatattctcaaattttagtttCTGCAATTAAGAACAAGTAATTTCCATTTGGAAATGATgcttttataaatagtaataatCTGGTTCCACCCACCAAAGTATAATTAACTCAAcgttaggaaaaactttaaagcGAAACCCAACTGTATTCAACAATTATACTATCATTTCTAAACTATTATATAGGTCATCTCGTAAAATCACTTATTTCATTTTACCTGGTGTTAGAAGTGTATGCGTGCTGTTCTCTTCCAGACATATCGTCTATTTACCAAATAACGAAAACCCAATAACACTTAGAGAACCTTGAATTGTTAGATGAAATTGACGACGACCTTGTAAGGCTCAAGAAAGTACCTCTACAGCCGCT
Above is a genomic segment from Ananas comosus cultivar F153 linkage group 15, ASM154086v1, whole genome shotgun sequence containing:
- the LOC109721327 gene encoding soluble starch synthase 2-1, chloroplastic/amyloplastic isoform X2, whose product is MNPSPASVHRESLNNGEDHFKNLEDQHSVEHAVGSFREGSSESPDSGLPPFLSQISRPSDGKDENFDDLAEASKKQEAAIEEKHHISPPLAWENVMNVILVAAECAPWSKTGGLGDVAGALPKALARRGHRVMVVAPKYGNYAEPQEIGERRRYKVDGQDMEVTYFHAYIDGVDFVFLDSPIFRHIENNIYGGNRLDILRRMVLFCKAAVEAPWYVPCGGVCYGDGNLVFIANDWHTALLPVYLKAYYRDNGFMIYARSVLVIHNIAHQGRGPIDDFLHVGLPHHYMDLFKLYDPFGGDHFNIFAAGLKAADRVVTVSHGYAWELKTPEGGWGLNNIITENDWKLQGIVNGVDTDDWNPKFDIHLKSDGYTNYSIETFQQGKAQCKAALQRELGLPVHDNTPIIAFIGRLDHQKGVDLIAEAIPWIASQNVQLIMLGSGRPDLEDMLRGLESQYHDWVRGWVGFSVKMAHRITAGADILLMPSRFEPCGLNQLYAMMYGTIPVVHGVGGLRDTVHQFNPYEETGLGWTFESAEANRMIDALGNCLKTYRNYKKSWEGLQKRGMMQDLSWDNAAKHYEEVLVAAKFQW
- the LOC109721327 gene encoding starch synthase 2, chloroplastic/amyloplastic isoform X1 yields the protein MRFLTAIGGELPAVSRLINYGIGKALQAAERSDNIEGQDDTDEDAEAITNDALRATIMKSKKVLAMQRNLLQQIVERRKVISTIKDSVIPKEQDLTSDSQQGNSSNADVGLISEELEDKYSTGTYSNRYNQSTEVGTNMNPSPASVHRESLNNGEDHFKNLEDQHSVEHAVGSFREGSSESPDSGLPPFLSQISRPSDGKDENFDDLAEASKKQEAAIEEKHHISPPLAWENVMNVILVAAECAPWSKTGGLGDVAGALPKALARRGHRVMVVAPKYGNYAEPQEIGERRRYKVDGQDMEVTYFHAYIDGVDFVFLDSPIFRHIENNIYGGNRLDILRRMVLFCKAAVEAPWYVPCGGVCYGDGNLVFIANDWHTALLPVYLKAYYRDNGFMIYARSVLVIHNIAHQGRGPIDDFLHVGLPHHYMDLFKLYDPFGGDHFNIFAAGLKAADRVVTVSHGYAWELKTPEGGWGLNNIITENDWKLQGIVNGVDTDDWNPKFDIHLKSDGYTNYSIETFQQGKAQCKAALQRELGLPVHDNTPIIAFIGRLDHQKGVDLIAEAIPWIASQNVQLIMLGSGRPDLEDMLRGLESQYHDWVRGWVGFSVKMAHRITAGADILLMPSRFEPCGLNQLYAMMYGTIPVVHGVGGLRDTVHQFNPYEETGLGWTFESAEANRMIDALGNCLKTYRNYKKSWEGLQKRGMMQDLSWDNAAKHYEEVLVAAKFQW